The Desulfovibrio piger DNA segment CCCTGCAATGCCTGATGACCCGCGCTCTGGTGGATCTGCCCGTGGGCGAGATCAGCCTCGAGACGCGGCGCACGGGCCGTGCCCTGGCCTGGGTGACCCTTTCGGACAAGGGCTCCCAGGGCATGCGCGACGATACCAGCGGCCCGGCCATGGCCGCCCTGGTGGCCGATACCCTGCCCCTGTGCCACAGCCAGGGCTTCCTGCTGCCCGATGATGCGGTGCAGCTGCGCGCCCTGCTGGTGGATCTGGCCCTGAACCAAGGCTATGACGTCATCTGCACCAGCGGCGGTACGGGCGTGGGCCCGCGCGACATCTCGCCGCAGGTCACGTCCGCGGTGCTGGACTATCCCCTGCCCGGCTTCAGCATGGCCATGATGCAGGCCAGCCTGGCCAAGACGCCCCATGCGGCCATCTCCCGCGCTGTGGCCGGCGTGCTGGGACAAAGCATCATCATCAACCTGCCCGGCAGCCGCAAAGCTGTCGTGGAGAATCTGGAAGCTGTCCTGCCCGCCCTGCCCCATGCGCTGGACAAGTTGCACGGCGATCCCGCCGACTGTGGAGGTTAATCCCTGATGAAACTGCCCAAATTCACTCTTCGCCGTTTTTCCCTGCCTTCCTGCCGGCCGGGGGCGCTGTGCGGACGTTTTTCCGTCCGCG contains these protein-coding regions:
- a CDS encoding MogA/MoaB family molybdenum cofactor biosynthesis protein, with amino-acid sequence MKLSVALRACSAGGLMPLSVARVAGMPSHRLASPLVRQCPFIPVGTGLYDANDVELLRVTGRCWLPADDGGHALQCLMTRALVDLPVGEISLETRRTGRALAWVTLSDKGSQGMRDDTSGPAMAALVADTLPLCHSQGFLLPDDAVQLRALLVDLALNQGYDVICTSGGTGVGPRDISPQVTSAVLDYPLPGFSMAMMQASLAKTPHAAISRAVAGVLGQSIIINLPGSRKAVVENLEAVLPALPHALDKLHGDPADCGG